GGCGGGACGCTGGCGCCGTCAGCTGAACCAAAACCGAAGACTGGTACACAAATTCGGCGTTTGTGGCCGTTAGCCTATATATCTGAACTAATCAGTCTGCTATTTTCCCGACCCGGTGCTCCCTCGCCCAGGTCAATCCCTTGTCCCTTTTTTCATCTGCTGCAAAGCCCGCCGCGGTCGCCGGCTGCGCCTTCACGTTGCTGGCCGGTCTGGCGCTGGCCGGTTGCGCGGTGGGTCCCGACTACCGGCGGCCCGACGCACCGTCGGCGGACCGCTACACGGCGCAGCCACTGCCGGCCAGCACCGCGACGGCGAAGGCCGCCGGTGGCGATGCCCAGCGTTTCCTGCAGGGCCGCGACGTGCCGGCGCGCTGGTGGACGACGTTCGGCAATGCCGAGCTGACCCGCCGGGTAACCACGGCGCTGGAGCACAGCCCCACCGTGGCGTCGGCCCAGGCCGCGCTGCGCCAGGCGCAGGAAAACGCCAACGCGGCGCGCGGCGGGTTGTTCCCGTCGCTGGACGCCGGCGCCGGCGCCACCCGCCAGAAACAATCCGCCGCGCAGTCGGTGGGTCCGGGCGGGCGCGGCCCGTTCACCGTCTACAACGCCTCGGTCAGCATCGGCTACACCCTCGACCTGTTCGGCGGCGTGCGCCGCGGGATCGAGGCGCAGCTGGCGCTGGCCGACTACCAGCGCGCCCAGCTCGACACCACTTACCTGACCCTGGCCGCGAACGTGGTCACCGCGTCGCTGCAGGAAGCCTCGCTGCGCGAGCAGCTGCGCGCGACCGAACATATCCTCGACATCCAGGGCAAGAGCCTCAAGATCGCCCGCCAGCAACAGCAGATCGGCTCGAAGTCGCTGTCCGACACGCTGGCCGTGCGCTCGCAAGTGGCCGCCACCGAAGCGACCCTGCCGCCGCTGCGCGCCCAGCTCGCCGCCACGCGCAACCAGCTCGCCACCTACCTGGGCACCACGCCAGCGCAACTGGAGTTGTCGCCACTGACGCTGGATGCGATCGGCCTGCCACGCGACATCCCGGTCAGCCTGCCCTCGGGCCTGGTCGAGCAGCGCCCGGATATCCGCGCGGCTTCGGCACAGTTGCATGCGGCTTCGGCCCAGGTCGGCGTGGCGACCGCGGCGATGCTGCCGCAGATCACGCTCTCCGGCAGCGCCGGTTCGCAGGTGTTGCGCGCCGGCGACCTGTTTTCCGCCGGCACCGGCGCCTGGTCGCTGGGCTTGGGCCTGACCCAGCCACTGTTCCACGGCGGCGAGCTGCTGCATAAAAAGCGCGCCGCCCAGGCCGGCCTGGACAAGGCCGTGGCGGACTGGCAGCAGACCGTGCTGGTCGCGTTCCAGAACGTCGCCGATGCGCTGCAGGCGCTGCAATACGACGCCGAGGGACTGGCGGCGCAGGCCGCCGCCGAGGACGCGGCATCGCAGCAGCTCGCCCTGGTCGAGCGCCAGTTCCAGCTCGGCTCGACCGGCTATCTCAACCTGCTCGACGCCCAGCGCAGCTATCAGCAAGCGCGCATCGCCCTGATCCAGGCACGCGTCGCGCGCCTGGCCGACACCGCCGCGCTGTACGCCGCCCTCGGCGGTGGCTGGCGCAGCGACACCCTGGCAGCCGGTCAGAAGCCATAGCTCTATCCATGAGTGCGGACAGGATGTCCGCTTATCGACTTTCGCGATCGTGGACGATCGCCCCAACCCAAGGAGTTCGCGCATGCCCACGCGCGTCGACAAGAAACCCAGCACCACCAAGCGCATGATCTGGATGGTCGTCGGCGTGTTGCTGCTGATCGCGCTGATCGCCGGCATCAAGGTGCTGCTGGTCATGCGCATGATCCACGGCATGCCGAAGCCGGCGCCGTTCACGGTCAGCACCACCACCGCCCGCGCACAACCATGGCAACCCGCGCTGAGTGCCGTCGGCACTTTGCGTGCAGCCAACGGTGCCGACCTGGCGATGGACGTGGCCGGCCTGGTCACCGGGGTGAGCCTGAAATCCGGCCAGGACGTGAAGCAGGGCCAGCTGCTGCTGCAGCTGCGCGACGGCGACGACGTGGCCCAGCTGCAACAGCTGGAGGCCGCGGCGCAGCTGTCCCAGCTGACCTTCGAGCGGGCGCGCAAGCAGCTGGCGGCGCAGGCGATCAGCAAGGCCGATTACGACACCGCCGCCGCCGATCTCAAGGGCCGGCAGGCCGCGGTGGCGCAGCAGAAAGTGGTGGTGGCCAAGAAGCAGTTGCGCGCGCCGTTCGCCGGCCGCGCCGGCATCATCACCACCAGCCCCGGCGACTACCTCAGCGCCGGCACCACGGTGGTGACGTTGCAGCAGCTCGATCCGCTGTTCGTCGATTTCTCCGTGCCGCAAAGCGAACTGGGCCGCCTGCAGGTGGGCCAGGTGGTGAACCTGAAGCTGGATGCGTATACCAACCGCAGCTTCACCGGCAAGCTCAGCGCGATCAGTCCCAAGGTCGACCTCGGCACGCGCAACGTGCAGGTCGAGGCGACCGTGCCCAACCACGACAAGGCGCTCACCCCGGGCATGTTCGCCAAGGTCAGCGTCGACGTCGGCAACGAGCAGCCCCGGCTGACCCTGCCGCAGGCCGCGATCGTCTACAACCCGTACGGCGACACCGTGTACGTGGTGCAGCCGTCCAAGGGCAAGGACGACAAGGGCCAGCCGCTGCCGCCCACGGTGAAGCAGACCTTCGTCACGGTCGGCGAAACCCGCGGCGACCAGGTGGCGATCCTCAAGGGCATCGAGGCCGGCACCGTGGTCGTGACCAGTGGCCAGATCAAGCTGAAGAACGACGCGCCGATCGCGATCGACAACCGCGTGAAGCCCGCCGACAGCGCCCATCCCGCGCCGCAGGAACACTGAGCGAACGCCATGAAATTCACCGACCTGTTCATCAACAAGCCGGTGCTGGCGGTGGTCGTCAGCCTGCTGATCCTGGTGCTCGGCGTGCGTGCCGTCAGCAGCCTGACCGTGCGCCAGTACCCGAAGACCGAGAACGCCACGGTCACCGTCAGCACCGCGTATTACGGTGCCGATGCGCAGACCATGGCCGGCTTCATCACCCAGCCGCTGGAGCAGGCGATTTCGCAGGCGCAGGGCATCGACTACCTGTCCTCCAGCAGCGTGCAGGGCGTGTCCACCATCACCGCGACCCTGCACCTGAACTACGACGCCAACCGCGCACTGACCGAGATCACCACCCAGGTGAATTCGGTGAAGAACCAGCTCCCGCCGCAGGCGCAGCAGCCGGTGCTGAACGTGCAGACCGGCGAGACCGTCGACGCGATGTACATGGGCTTCTACAGCGATGTGCTGCCCACCAACAACATCACCGACTACCTGGCGCGGGTGGTGAAGCCCAAGCTCGATTCGATCGATGGCGTGCAGACCGCCGAGCTGCTCGGCGCGCGCCAGTTCGCCCTGCGCGCCTGGCTCGACCCGGCCAGGATGGCGGCGCACGGCATCACCGCCACCGACGTGAACACGGCGCTGGCGTCCAACAACTACCTGGCTGCGGTCGGCTCCAGCAAGGGCCAGGCGGTGACGGTCGACCTGACCGCCGACAGCAACCTGCATTCGGTCGACGAGTTCAAACAGCTGGCGATCAAGCAGGTCAACGGCGCGATCGTGCGCCTGCAGGACGTGGCCACGGTCTCGCTGGGTTCGGAAAACTACGACTTCAACGTGGCCTTCAGCGGCAAGCGCTCGGTGTTCATCGGCATCAAGGTCGCGCCCGACGCGAACGTGCTGGACGTCGCCAAGCGCGTGCGCGATGCGTTCCCGGAGATCCAGAGCCAGTTGCCCGGCGGCCTGACCGGGCGGATCGTCTACGACGGCACCGAGTTCGTGAACAGCTCGATCAACGAGGTGGTCAAGACCCTGGTCGAGGCGCTGCTGATCGTCACCCTGGTGATCTTCCTGTTCCTCGGCAGCCTGCGCGCGGTGATCATCCCGGTGATCGCGATGCCGCTGTCGCTGGTCGGCACCTTCTTCATGATGCTGGCGCTGGGCTACTCGATCAACCTGCTGACCCTGCTGGCGCTGGTGCTGGCGATCGGCCTGGTGGTGGACGACGCGATCATCGTGGTGGAGAACGTCGACCGGCACATGAAGGAAGAAGGCAAGACGCCGCTGCAGGCCGCCTTGCTGGCCGCGCGCGAACTGGGCGGCCCGATCCTGGCGATGACCGTGGTGCTGATCGCGGTGTATGTGCCGATCGGTTTCCAGAAGGGACTGACCGGCGCGCTGTTCAGCGAGTTCGCCTTCACCCTGGCCGGCGCGGTGACGGTATCGGCGGTGATTGCGTTGACGCTGTCGCCGATGATGGCCTCGAAGTTCTTCCGCAGCGAGCAGGAGAGCGGTCGCTTCGTGCAGTTCATCGACCGCCAGTTCGACCGCGTGCACCACGGTTACCAGCGCGTGCTGCACAACACGCTGTCGACCAAGTCGGTGGTGATCGTGATGAGCGCGCTGCTGCTGCTGGCCACCATCGCGCTGGGCGTCACCGCCCAGTCCGAGCTGGCCCCGGAAGAGGACCAGGGCATCGTGGTCGGCCAGATCGTGGGCGCACCGAACACGACGGCGCAGCAGATGAACGTCTATGCGACGCAGATGTTCGAGCTGTCCAGGGAGCTGCCGGAATACGAGCAGATGTTCCAGCTGACCGGCGTGCCCACCATCAACCAGGGCATCGGCGGCGTGCTGTTCAAGCCGTGGGACCAGCGTCATCGCAGCGCGCACGAACTGCAGCAGGTGCTGCAGCAGAAGTGGAACGGCATCGCCGGCGGCCGCGTGGCCGCGTTCCAGTTCCCGCCGCTGCCGGGCGCGTCGGGCCTGCCGATCCAGGTGGTGATCACCACCACCGAGCCATTCGAGAACCTCAACGAAGTGGCCTCCCAGGTGCTGCAGAAGGCGCAGGCCAGCGGCAAGTTCTACTTCGTCGACTCCGACCTCAAGGTCGACAAGCCGCAGGGCACGGTCAGCCTCGACCGCGACATGATCACCACGCTCGGGCTGACCCAGCAGGACGTGGGCGCCGCGCTCGGCTCGGCGCTGGGCGGCGGCTACGTCAACTACTTCTCGATCTCCGGCCGCTCGTACAAGGTGATCCCGCAGGTATTGCAGGCCGACCGGCTCAACCCGGACCAGGTGCTCGACTACTACATCCGCGTGCCGGACGGCTCGGTGATCCCGGCCTCGACCGTCGCCAGGATCACCAGGCAGGTGGTGCCGCAATCGCTGAACCGCTTCCAGCAGCTGAACTCGGCCACGATCTCCGGCGTCAGCGGGATGTCGCAGGGCGATGCGCTGAATTACCTGCGCGATCTGGTGAAGGAGGTGGCGCCGACCGGCTACAACGTCGATTACGCCGGCCAGTCGCGCCAGTTCACCCAGGAGTCCGGCGGTTTCGGCGCGACCTTGCTGTTCGCCGTGATCATCGTGTTCCTGGCCCTGGCCGCGCAGTTCAACAGCCTGCGCGATCCGATCGTGATCCTGGTCTCGGTGCCGCTGGCGCTGTTCGGCGCGCTGATCTTCGTCAACCTGTTCACCAGCCTCAACATCTACACCGAGGTCGGCCTGGTGACCCTGATGGGCCTGATCAGCAAGCACGGCATTTTGATCGTGCAGTTCGCCAACCAGTCGCAACTGGACGGCATGTCCAAACGCGAAGCGATCGAACATGCCGCGGCGGTGCGCCTGCGCCCGATCCTGATGACCACCGCGGCGATGGTGCTGGGCGTGCTGCCGCTGGTGATCGCCTCCGGCGCCGGTGCGGCGGGCCGCTTCAACATGGGCCTGGTGATCTCCACCGGCCTGGCGATTGGCACCGTGTTCACCCTGTTCGTGGTGCCGGCGTTCTATATGCTGCTGGCCGCCGATCGCCACGGCGGCCAGCCGTCGGATGATCCGCGATGGTTGGAACCCGGCTCGACGGCGCCGGCCTGAGCGGCAGACAGAAAGAAGGCGCGGTCACCCGCGCCTTTCTTTTTGCCGTGTCCGGCTCTTCAGTTGCGCGATTGCAGCTTCGACAGCAGGCGCAGCAGTTCCAGGTACAGCCAGACCAGGGTCACCACCAGCGCGAAGGCGCCGTACCACTCCATGTATTTCGGTGCGCCGGACTGGGCGCCGGTTTCGATCAGGTCGAAGTCGAGGATCAGGTTCAACGCGGCGATCACCACCACCACGGCGCTGAAGCCGATGCCCAGCATGCTGCTGCCATTGATGAAGCCCATCGAATGGCCGAAGAAACCCATCGCGAAATTGGCCACGTACAGCAACAAGATGCCGCCGGTGGCGGCGACCACGCCGAGCTTGAACTTCTCGGTGGCGCGGATCAGGCCGCTGCGGTAGGCCAGCAGCATCGCCGCCATGGTGCCGAAGGTCAGCCCCACCGCCTGGATCACGATGCCCGGATAACGCATCTCGAAGATCGCCGACAGCGCACCGATGAACAGGCCTTCGGCCACCGCCGCCCAGGTCTTCTTGAACACGGTGACCAGGCCCAGCACCAGGCCGCCGATGCAGCCGCCAAGCACCAGCGGCATGATCGTGGGCAGGCTGTCCGGGCCGCTGAAGCGGCTCCAGCTGACGAACGCACCCACCAGTACCAGCAACAACAGCAGCCCGGTCTTGTTGACCGTGCCGTTGATCGTCATCGCGTCGTCGCTGCGGGTGACCACGGCGCCGCTGGCGGCGTCGAGGAAGGTGTTCTTGTTGAGCGCCGGATTGCCGCTTTGCATGATCTGCTCCCGAGGTTTTCCCCATCCTAGCCCGGTCCATCGCGGTTTTGCAGCCGCCTGCGCCAATTCGCCGTTGCGCCGCGGCGCGGAAACTACGCGACAATGAGCGCTCGTTGAACCTCGCGGAGCCCTGATGAATCCTTCCACCCTGCGTATCGCCACCCGCAAGAGCGCGCTCGCGCTGTGGCAGGCCGAGCACGTCGCCGCGTTGCTGCGCACGACGCACCCGGGGCTGACAGTGGAGCTGGTGCCGATGAGCACGCGCGGCGACGAGATCCTGGACAAGCCGCTGGCCACGATCGGCGGCAAGGGGCTGTTCCTGAAGGAACTGGAAGTGGCGATGCTGGAAGGCCGCGCGGATCTGGCCGTGCATTCCCTGAAGGACGTACCGGCGGAACTGGAACCCGGCTTCGTGCTGCCGGCGATCCTGCCCCGGGCGGACGCGGCGGATGCCTTTGTCAGCAACGACCACGCCGAGCTGGCGTCACTGCCCCAGGGCGCCCGGGTGGGCACCTCCTCGCTGCGCCGGCAGGCGCAATTGCGGGCGTTGCGGCCGGATCTCCAGCTGCTGGATCTGCGCGGCAACGTGGGCACGCGACTGGGCAAGCTCGACGCCGGCGATTACGACGCGATCGTGCTGGCCTGCGCCGGACTGGAACGACTGGGCCTGGCCGCGCGCATCCGTTCGCGCCTGGCCGCGCCGGACTGGCTGCCGGCACCGGGCCAGGCGGCGATCGCGATCGAGGCACGCGGCGACCAGCCGGCCGTGCTCGCCTTGCTGGCCGCGCTGGACGACGCCGACACCCGCCTCACCGTCACCGCCGAGCGCGCGATGAACCATGCGCTGGGCGGCAGTTGCACGGTGCCGGTGGGTGCGTGGTGCATGCTCGGCGAACACGGCCTGCACCTGCGCGGACTGGTCGGTGACGCGCGCAGCGGCCGCCTGCTGCATGCCGAAGCGAGCAGCCTCGGGGAACAGGCGGAGTCACTGGGTCGGCAGGTAGCCCGCGCCCTGCTGGCGCAGGGCGCGGGCGAGATGCTGGGGTAGAAGCGGGAACGGGGAACAAGGACTCTGAGCTTCGCGCTCTTCCCGTTCCCCGTTCCCCGTTCCCTGTTTCCGCACTTCCCTCAGAAACTGTAAACCAGGTTCGTCGTGGTCAGCGTGTCGGTCTTCTTGGTGCCGGGCAGCACGTCGCTGTTGTGGCGGAGCTGGAAACCCACCTTCAGCGCCAGCTTCTTGGTCATGCTGACGGCGAGGCCCGCGTCGTTCTGCAGGTAGGTGTTCTTGGAGCCCGCTTCCATCAGGAAGGTATCCTCGAACGCGGTGTTCTCGGTGAGCTTGAACTTGTAGTTGATCAGGCCGCGGCCGACCATTTCGCTTTCGGTCGGCTGCTGCTGGTGCACCACCGCGCCGTCGACCACCACATCCACGTCGGCCGGGCGGTAGCGCTTGTAACCGGGGCCGATTTCGAACGACAGCTCGTTGCGGCCGTCCTTCAGCGCGATGTAGCCGTAACCCAGCGAGACGATGCCCTGCCACAGGTTGGCGCCGAAGTCGTCGTGCTCGTAGCGCGCGGCGCCCACGATGTAGCTGCGCGGATCGAGCTTGAGGCCGACCGAGGCACCACCGTCATAGCGGTTCGCGGTGGTGTTGAACTGCTTGATCGTGTTGCCGTCGGTGTCGACCAAGGTCTGCTGACTCTTCGAGCGCAGCGCGTCGACGAAGAAGTTGTTCTTCCACTGCTCGTTTTCCTGGCTCAGGCCGAGCTTGGCGTTGATGTTCTCCGAGCGCGAATTGCCGGTGGACGAGGCGAAACCGAATTCGCCCGAGCCACTCCAGCCGCCGTTGGCGGCCTGGGAGTCGGTATCCTGGGCCTGGACGGCGAAGCTCGAGAAGGCGGCCAGCAGCAGGCCGGCGATCAGGGTCTTTTTCATCGGGGCGATCCATTTGTTAAAAGATGGTAAGGCCGCTACCTTAACGTGGCGGTTTGAACTGCCAATGAACGTTCCGGAAAATCACGGGAACGGATTCATTCCGGCGGCGGGGAGCCCCCGCGCCAGGGCCGTTTCATAGACATGCTGCTCGATCATCTTGCCGAGCAGGCAACTGGGAACGGCCAGCGCGGACGCCAGCAGCCCGCCGCCGAATCGGTCGGTGAACAGCAGGGCCGCGCAGGGCAGCACGTAGATCAGCAGCGCGGCGGCGACGCGGGGCATGGACAGGTGCTGGACGTACAGGTCATGGTCGCTGCCCTGGGCCGGGGCCAACGACTGCCAGCGCATGCCTTCGAGCAGGCCCAGCAGCAGGGCCAGCGCCAGCAACAGCAGAATCCACGGATAGGCGCCGTGTTCGGGGCCAGGCCCGCCCTGCATCATCACGCACAACCACAGCCACAGGCCGCCGCCATACCAGGCGGTGACCAGCCGGCTGACCGGCAGGGAGGAGGACATCCGCTGCAGGTCGGGTGAAAGCTGGCTGCGGAAGCGGTACGCGCTGTGCACCAGGCTGACCAGGCTGCACAGCAGCAGGGCGACCCCGGCCATGCGCATCGACAACACGTGTCCGTGTCCATCACCCAACACCAGCAGCAACAGCACGGGCAGGAAACAGGCCAGCGCCATCCACGCCGCCCGTTTGGGCCAGCGGCGTTCCGCCGGCGGCCCGCCGTACCACGCGGTGTTCGCCGAAAGACGCAAGCCGCCCAGGGCCAGTCCCGCGCACACCAGCGCCGTGCCCAGCACCAGCGGCATCTGCATCGCGCCGTTGCCGATCTGGTTCATGCCCAGGGTCAGGCCCATGCCCAGCCAGATCCACAAGCCGTAGCCGCTGACCGCCAGCACGCGCAGCAGGATTTCGGCGTAGCTGGATCGCGTCGTCCCGGCATGGGAGAGGTCGTGCGTGCTGGTGACGTCTGTCGGCAATTCGCGGCTGGGCGACATGAGGCATCCGATGCTGGTTTCGACCGTGCCGGCGGCGACTTGTGAGCAACGCAGGCCGCCTCCATGCTACACAAGGCCTGCCATCGACGAAACGCCGACGCCCCATGGATCGCTACGAACGCATACTGACCCTGCACCGGCTGCTGAAGTCGGCGCACTACCCGATACCGCTGCCGCGCCTGCTCGACGAACTGGAATGTTCGCGTGCCACGCTGTACCGCGACGTGGCCTTCCTGCGCGATGCATTGCGCGCGCCGATCGAAAGCGGCGGCAACGACCAGGCCGCCGCATTCCGCTACGAGCTGGGCGAAGGCGAGAAGTTCGAACTGCCCGGCCTGTGGCTCACCTCCGACGAGCTGGCCGCCCTGCTGGCGCTGAACGAGCTGATCGGCCGCTCCGGCCCCGGCGTGCTGGCCGGCGCACTGGCGCCGTTCAAGTCGCGCATCGAGGGCCTGCTTTCCAACCACGACAACGGCAAGGCGTTGCCGATCGAGCGGATCAGGGTGATTCCCTGGGGCGAGCGCAAGCTCGACCAGCAGGTGTTCCGCACGGTGGCCGGCGCGGTGCTGCAGCGCCAGCAGCTGCGCTTCCGCTATCGCGCGCGCACCACCAATGCCGACAGCCGCCGCACGGTGTCGCCGCAGCGGCTGACCCATTACCGCGACAACTGGTACCTGGACGTGTGGGATCACGACCGCGAAGCGCTGCGCAGCTTCGCCGTCGACCGCATGGCCGAGGCGCACGCGCTGGACAGCGCCGCCATCGACGTCCCCGACAGCGACCTCAACGAACTGCTCGCCTCCAGCTACGGCATCTTCGCGGGCAAACCCAAGGCCTGGGCCACCATCCGCTTCTCGTCGCACGCGGCACGCTGGGTCGCCGACGAACACTGGCATTCGCAACAGAAAGGCGAATGGCTGCCCGACGGCCGCTACGAACTGAAGCTGCCCTACTCCAACTCGAAAGAGCTGCTGATGGACGTGCTCAAGTACGGCCCGGACGCGGAGATCGTGACGCCCATGTCGCTGCGCGAGGAGATGAAGATCCTGCTGCAGCTGGCATTGGGCGGATACGCCCAATAGAAAATGTAGCCACCACTCCCCAGCGACGCTCGCCCGTCCCGAATGCACGATGTGGCGACTCCCGCACGGCACGTTCGCCTCCTCTCCCTCCGGGAGAGGATTGAGGTGAGGGCCGGTGTACGACGAAGCTTGCTCGAAGTCGGCTTCGATGCTGGTTCCAGGTGGGGGAGCAAACGCAAAAAAGCGCATCGCGGCGTATTGGGGCACCCTCTCCCCAACCCTCTCCCGGAGGGAGAGGGAGCAAACGCGAAATGCGCTTTGCTTTATTGAAGCGGCCTCTCCCCTGCGGGGAGAGGGAGCAAACGCAAGAGGCGCTTTGGCTCCATTAAAACGGCCAGAACTTCGGGATCAGCCACATCGACAGCGCGCAGAAGATCAGGATCAGCGGGATACCCACCTTCATGAAGTCGGTGAAGCGATAGCCGCCGGCGTAATAGACCATGGTGTTGGTGGGATAGCCGACCGGGGTGGCGAATGACGTCGCCGCGGCGAACGCCACCGCCACCACGAATGGCCGGGGGTCCACCTTCATCGCGTGGGCGACCGACACCGCGATGCCCACCATCAGCACCACCGAGGGGTTGTGTCCCATCAGCTCGGTGAGCAGGGCGGTGAGCAGATAGACCATCAGCAGGGCGGCCAGCGGGCCGTGTTCGCCGACCACGCCCAGGCCCATCTGCACCAGTTCCTGCGACAGGCCGCTGCGCTCGATGGCGATGCCCAGGGGCAGGATCGCGCCGAGCAGGATGATGATCTTCCAGTCGATGCCTTCGTAGACATCCTTGCGGCCGAAGCAGCCGGTCAGCGCCATGGCGATGGCGCCGCAGATCGCGGCGATCGGAATCGGCAGCCAGTGCAGGCCCGAGGCCACCACCACGCCGGCCATGATGGCCGCCGCGTAGAACGCCTTGCGCGGCGTGCGATGCGTTTCCTCGCGCTCGCTCAGCACGATGAAGGCCTCGTCGTTGCGCAGGTTGGACAGTGCGTCGTCGTCCACCAGCACCAGCAGCACGTCACCCACCGCGAGGCTGACGTCGCTGAGCTTGTCGCGCAACAGCTGGCCGCGCCGATGGATGGCCAGGGCGACCGCGTCATAGCGCCAGTTCAGGCCGGTCTCGTCGAGCCGCCGGCTTTCCATCGGGCTGGCCGGCGCCACCATCAGCTCCACCATCACCCGCGAGCGGTCATCGCCCTTGGCATAACGCCGGTCCGGTGCGTTGCGCAGGCCGGTACGGCGCTGGAATTCCTCGATCTTTTCCCAGTCGCCGCGGACCAGCAGCACGTCGCCCACGGCGATCTCCTGGCTGCGCGGCGACCACATGCGCTTCTCGCCCCGCAGCAGCTCCAGCGGGTAGACGCCATAACGCTCGCCCAGCTTTGCATCGGCGATGCTGCCGCCGACCAGCGACGACTGTTCGGTCACCTCCAGCTCGGTGACGTACTTGCCGATGTCTTCCTGCTCCGGCATCTCCGCATCGATGTGGCGCGGCAGCAGCCAGCGCCCGACCAGCATCAGATAGAGGATGCCGACCACGGCGAGGATCACGCCCATGCGGGTGAACTCGAACACGCCGAACGCCGCCATGCCGTGCTTCTGCGCCAGCGTGTCGGCCAGCAGGTTGGACGAGGTGCCGATCAGGGTGCACACGCCACCCATCTGCGCGGCGTAGGCCATCGGCATCAGTACGCGGCCCGGTGGCGTATGCGTGCGCTGGCACACGCGCAGCGCCAGCGGCAGGAAGGTGGCGACCAGGGCGATGTTCTTGACGAAGGCGCCCAGCGGCGCGATCGCCAGCATCAGCGCCAGGGTCAGCAGCCAGGGGCGCCTGATCCGCATCAGCCAGCGGCTCAGCGGTTCCAGCGCGCCGGAACGCTCGATGCCCAGGCTCAGCGCGAACATCGCCGCCACCGTCACCGTGGCCTCGTTGCTGAAGCCGCTGAGCGCTTCCACCGGCGTGACGATGCCGAGGATCACCAGGGTCGCCAGCACCAGCAGGGCGACCAGGTCGATGCGCAGCTTCTCGCTGGCGAACAGCGCCATCGCCAGCGCGATCACCGCCACGGTCGCCCACGCCTGCCAGCTCATCCGGCAAGCTCCGGGCCGCGCGCGCGGCAGGGCTTTCGGGCAGAAGCGGGTGATGAAGAAGCCATGCGCGATTCCATGTTCGTTGCCGCCAGCCAGGTGCCGCAGCCCTGGTCATACTAACCAGCCGCCACCAGCCTCGCTCGCGTTCGATGCAGCCTGCCAACGGCAACGCCTGCATTTCGTGATTGAATGCCTGCCATGAAAGCACATCAACCCGGGCCTTCTTTCACCACGCCGGACCTGCCCGCCGCGCCACTCGGGCCGACGGTGGCGCTGGCGCTCGGGGCCGGTGGCGCCAAGGGGCTGGCGCACATCGGCGTGATCGAGGAAATCGAGGCGCAGGGCTACCGGATCGTAGCGATCGCCGGCACCTCGATGGGCGCCCTGATCGGCGGCATCCATGCCAGCGGCAAGCTGGAGGTCTATCGCGACTGGGTCTGCGCGCTGGCCAAGCTCGACGTGCTCAGGCTGGTCGACTGGACCTTCACCGGCGGCGGACTGATCAAGGGCGAGAAGATCATCGAGACGATGCGCGGACTG
This is a stretch of genomic DNA from Rhodanobacter sp. FDAARGOS 1247. It encodes these proteins:
- a CDS encoding efflux transporter outer membrane subunit → MSLFSSAAKPAAVAGCAFTLLAGLALAGCAVGPDYRRPDAPSADRYTAQPLPASTATAKAAGGDAQRFLQGRDVPARWWTTFGNAELTRRVTTALEHSPTVASAQAALRQAQENANAARGGLFPSLDAGAGATRQKQSAAQSVGPGGRGPFTVYNASVSIGYTLDLFGGVRRGIEAQLALADYQRAQLDTTYLTLAANVVTASLQEASLREQLRATEHILDIQGKSLKIARQQQQIGSKSLSDTLAVRSQVAATEATLPPLRAQLAATRNQLATYLGTTPAQLELSPLTLDAIGLPRDIPVSLPSGLVEQRPDIRAASAQLHAASAQVGVATAAMLPQITLSGSAGSQVLRAGDLFSAGTGAWSLGLGLTQPLFHGGELLHKKRAAQAGLDKAVADWQQTVLVAFQNVADALQALQYDAEGLAAQAAAEDAASQQLALVERQFQLGSTGYLNLLDAQRSYQQARIALIQARVARLADTAALYAALGGGWRSDTLAAGQKP
- a CDS encoding efflux RND transporter periplasmic adaptor subunit, coding for MPTRVDKKPSTTKRMIWMVVGVLLLIALIAGIKVLLVMRMIHGMPKPAPFTVSTTTARAQPWQPALSAVGTLRAANGADLAMDVAGLVTGVSLKSGQDVKQGQLLLQLRDGDDVAQLQQLEAAAQLSQLTFERARKQLAAQAISKADYDTAAADLKGRQAAVAQQKVVVAKKQLRAPFAGRAGIITTSPGDYLSAGTTVVTLQQLDPLFVDFSVPQSELGRLQVGQVVNLKLDAYTNRSFTGKLSAISPKVDLGTRNVQVEATVPNHDKALTPGMFAKVSVDVGNEQPRLTLPQAAIVYNPYGDTVYVVQPSKGKDDKGQPLPPTVKQTFVTVGETRGDQVAILKGIEAGTVVVTSGQIKLKNDAPIAIDNRVKPADSAHPAPQEH
- a CDS encoding efflux RND transporter permease subunit — protein: MKFTDLFINKPVLAVVVSLLILVLGVRAVSSLTVRQYPKTENATVTVSTAYYGADAQTMAGFITQPLEQAISQAQGIDYLSSSSVQGVSTITATLHLNYDANRALTEITTQVNSVKNQLPPQAQQPVLNVQTGETVDAMYMGFYSDVLPTNNITDYLARVVKPKLDSIDGVQTAELLGARQFALRAWLDPARMAAHGITATDVNTALASNNYLAAVGSSKGQAVTVDLTADSNLHSVDEFKQLAIKQVNGAIVRLQDVATVSLGSENYDFNVAFSGKRSVFIGIKVAPDANVLDVAKRVRDAFPEIQSQLPGGLTGRIVYDGTEFVNSSINEVVKTLVEALLIVTLVIFLFLGSLRAVIIPVIAMPLSLVGTFFMMLALGYSINLLTLLALVLAIGLVVDDAIIVVENVDRHMKEEGKTPLQAALLAARELGGPILAMTVVLIAVYVPIGFQKGLTGALFSEFAFTLAGAVTVSAVIALTLSPMMASKFFRSEQESGRFVQFIDRQFDRVHHGYQRVLHNTLSTKSVVIVMSALLLLATIALGVTAQSELAPEEDQGIVVGQIVGAPNTTAQQMNVYATQMFELSRELPEYEQMFQLTGVPTINQGIGGVLFKPWDQRHRSAHELQQVLQQKWNGIAGGRVAAFQFPPLPGASGLPIQVVITTTEPFENLNEVASQVLQKAQASGKFYFVDSDLKVDKPQGTVSLDRDMITTLGLTQQDVGAALGSALGGGYVNYFSISGRSYKVIPQVLQADRLNPDQVLDYYIRVPDGSVIPASTVARITRQVVPQSLNRFQQLNSATISGVSGMSQGDALNYLRDLVKEVAPTGYNVDYAGQSRQFTQESGGFGATLLFAVIIVFLALAAQFNSLRDPIVILVSVPLALFGALIFVNLFTSLNIYTEVGLVTLMGLISKHGILIVQFANQSQLDGMSKREAIEHAAAVRLRPILMTTAAMVLGVLPLVIASGAGAAGRFNMGLVISTGLAIGTVFTLFVVPAFYMLLAADRHGGQPSDDPRWLEPGSTAPA
- a CDS encoding Bax inhibitor-1/YccA family protein gives rise to the protein MQSGNPALNKNTFLDAASGAVVTRSDDAMTINGTVNKTGLLLLLVLVGAFVSWSRFSGPDSLPTIMPLVLGGCIGGLVLGLVTVFKKTWAAVAEGLFIGALSAIFEMRYPGIVIQAVGLTFGTMAAMLLAYRSGLIRATEKFKLGVVAATGGILLLYVANFAMGFFGHSMGFINGSSMLGIGFSAVVVVIAALNLILDFDLIETGAQSGAPKYMEWYGAFALVVTLVWLYLELLRLLSKLQSRN